In the Corythoichthys intestinalis isolate RoL2023-P3 chromosome 18, ASM3026506v1, whole genome shotgun sequence genome, tttaggaggggaaaaaatggaccggcacattcagcaagtgaaaagaggtacatgtaagtctgaaataattcacataataataaatcacttaataatggtggggtcatttacaacaattaaaacatatgggaagacaatctaagtgacctatataactaaagtcattatataatgcaaataaggttgcttaaacgttggtggggacaatgtgAGCATCctcaaaagttggtagtgttttgtccctaccgtccctatcctATGCAAACGTACGCCCTTGCTCTCTGTTCTCCCTGTTTAAGTAGATTGGACTTTAGTCGCTGTCAGTGCTAGCCAATGAGTGAAACACTGCAGTATTCCAATGAAATAaaacactgtaaatatttttaaagacaGAAAAATGACCTTAACGCGAGTCTTCGTTTTTCCCCCCAACACAATAACACAACTTCCCAAATATGCAATGAAGAGTTTATTTATTATACTTATCATACTGTTTGGTGGATTGTGAGGTTTTCTGAAGAGCTTGTTAAGGGTTCGGGGTTTGTACTGCAACAGCGACTATCTCTCTCTCCCATGTGCAAAAAGTATGAAAAagcgttttttctttttaaagggCAGTTCAAGGTCATGGCTTTCCGCAGGAAGTGTGGCGCAGGTGTGTGTGGAACTTTCCACAAGCAGCTGGTGGTGTGAGGGagggacagagagagagagagaaggggCGGGGCTTACGAGGAAGAACTTGTCATTGGTTTTTcatagcggaaataaaacacaccaGACAGGATTAATTCATGTTTGTACATGCGTCGATATACACACGGAACACTTCATTAGGCACATCGCTCCACCGACGCAAATGATCGCAATTAGTCGGTGTACCTGATGTTGTGACCCACAAGTGAATGTTTCTGGGAGGAAAAAAAGCAAGTTCAAAGCTTTCTAAGGTACAGTAAGGCATAGATTATGTACAGGCCTAACCTAAACCAGTGCATTAGTATCAAACCTCTGGCAAATATTCACACGGCAAACCCCAAAAAAGTCCAAAACGTCTCATAGTATGTACAAAAATACTCAATATTAAAGGTCCCTATAGGAATATCGTAATAGAAAAAATAAGACGGATCTGGCAGTCAAGTGAGACGGCAACACGCCGTCTCCATTTCTGTTTCTTACCAGAGCTACACTTTGGACTCGCTCTCGGCGTTGGCGACATCCCCGTTGCGCTCAGTCCCAAGCTCCTGGCGCCCGGCCTCAGGCGCCGGTCCCTGTTGGCTCAGCTTGCTGGCCACGGACCAGGTGAGGGGCAGGCGGCCGCGACCGCTCATGTCGGCCAGCTGGCGGGCGCTGCAGGTGGGCGTGTTTGTTTCGTAGATGTCGTGGAAGCTGTTGTAGTCCACCTCGTAGAAGCCGTCTTCGAGCGTGAGCACAGGGGTGAAGCGGTAGCCCCACTTGATCTCGCTGCTCACGTACGAACTCCGGGCTTGGCACGTCATGCCTGAGGACGGGGCAGGGACGAGAGGTCATTGGGTGCCTGTTGGGGTTGTCTGTTTGCCACTCTGTTTCGTCCGTTTGATCATACAAGTCAGTCTGGTTTTGAGTGCGTCTGTCTGTCCCCATTGGTCATCCTTCCGTTTTGTCTGTCAGTCCTTTCCTGAGAATCTGTCAGTCTCCATCAGCCAATTCACCCGTCTGTCCCACTGTTGGAAATCTGTCAGTTCGTCTCTCGGTGTCATTTCATCTGTCTGTTCACCAGCAGCTACCGACCTCTTCCTATCTATCAATCAGTCAATTCACTTGTTTTCCTCTATCGGCCAGTCCATCAGTTCCTCTGTCAAACTGGTGCTATTGGTCCACCTTCCGTTCCCCAACCTTTTCTTATTTGCCTGTCTAGTTATCTGTTATTTGTTCCTCACTCTGTACATCTGTTTAACTGTCTTGTCTGTCTGTTCTTATCAGTATGTTTTTCTGTCCCTATCTGTCAGTGAGTCCGTCCATTCCTACATGTTGATCTGTCTGTCTCTGGATCAATCAGCTGCTATCTTTCAGTCATTCCGTCTGTCCGTCCTGTAAGTCTAtcagccaagggcgtaggtttggtctcaacattggtagcagggttgtgacaaaatatcgaattgGTGATataagtgctgcaacgattaatcgactaactaGAGTAGTCGATTAGAAAGATTAGAAagattctaattaaattttgctgcttcgagtattcggttAATTaaggtggcgttgtaatggtttgttttcgaaagtgtttgcatttagtttcattgatttgggtggatacactgccctctggtctgcctcattttacatgtccaaatccagctgctccctgctaagaccaacataagctaggttaaaagtatatttagccaatttttgtggtaacatgtgtctgaaccatttaagagcattgttaaaaaaaaaaaaaaaaccttagtgttttatagcatttaagctagtgcacttttgctatgtaagttagccaattgctcttttgttgtaaatatgtaaatccttattatttttataccgtttgaggcccagctcaggtattttaattttttcatgtttatccgattactcgattattcgaactgattagttcatcgattaatcgatgactaaaataatcgatagctgcagccctagttgatattatcgtgatactttgtatcccaaaaggttatcgatatgctcctgctaagaatcgagatatcccgTTTTAAAAAGGCGTCAATGTtttaaaaggaaccaacaagcagctaccaaaatcttccaccataatagtgtctcagttaaccctatggctgccattgacggtgctcgacgcccaatccatttagactgggacgtgcgttcattcgaaaccagagcattcacagtaattctttccgattttcggaacatttacaggtcacttgctgttcattttaaggcatttacaggtcgtttcctgttgagtttgagtcactgcctattaagTTGGGTcattcctaggtcacttcctgttctgtaactaaaaattaacaggacgtgacccataaaataccccagaattaacagtaactgaaaatcaataggtaaatgaccttaaatggcctaaAACTACCTCATCGCCTGGCATTTGGctcccactgacggccatagacgttcaatccatttaaagtggacccattcttgggagttgcactctgaagccaccgtgGGGCATTATGGTAATGCACATAATAAGggtcggctagcttgacttcgttgttctttgtggaggctggcctgaccacagtagttttgcaggttatcaAGTTCACGcagattaatgctatgctaactctgatggagGTCGGACTtatagtagcaaaattagtggtgtttcccccacctccacaacatgatTACTTTAtatattacttacagtggcttgtgctggctgaaaaaaaaaaacttctaatatccctcctcttcgaagggggtgcaggaggtggcatgttggcTTTCTGTCGGCAAgcttgtgtgagtgtgcgtgtgtttgtgtggtgGGAGGAGGTGGCGggcgggtcaagtcatcagccaatcaaatgtgcgtttgagggggggggtgggggggggggaatggacCGGCTCATTCATCAAgttaaaagggataaatgtaagtctgaatataattaaaatatttcacttaAAAATGGTAGGGTCTTTTCtaaagctgggaatctttgggcacctaacgattcgattacgattacgattcagaggcttcgattcgattataaaactatTATTAATGCACCCCcctcttattttttttactttagttccaaaattgttcaaaaatcctctcaggctaaaccaaactactatttcagtatcaagttaacatataacagtcaacaaatatacaaaaataacagtaaataaaacactGCAGTCCCCATtcagtatcagcagctttaaactacattcaattaatttaatgttgtgaatcaactgttacagttgttaaaattgctcccgttattccataatttaccTTCGGTTTACTTTTGTCAGAGTTTtaacactatttcatcatttaaagatatgtagattcaagacaagattctgccgatttaggaatattttagataaaatgttaattaggttcgctacaacagagccttctagagaggtctactgctttaagatggcggctgtttacttatgcCGGAAAGTgtaatttcgcatctctgttcaataatacatgttctaacaccgacgtcatctgtcattttgcatctagtactacatatatatgatatctactgtagccgtatgtttgtagcaactagcaactgggcgttgtttgtagcggcagtcggccgcagtcaggtatgattgtttttttatctagcggcatgagttgaacatgatatttactctcagtccgttcctcattgcatcccaaagaccgcgctgactgttttacttctgctttacctggtataattcagtaatcggaatttggatatttgtgaatcgttctcgaatcttccacggccgaatcgtgaataatctaaaaatcggaaattttgcacgcctctcctTACAATatatgtgaagacaatcaaaattaccCATATTACccatgagcatcctgaaaagttggtagtgttatgtcactactgtccctatgcaaacctacgcccttgctattGGCACTTCCGATATGAGTCAGTCCGTCTTATTATGTCTTTTAAACCAtgagtatacagtatatctgtaTGAAAGTCACTGTCAACCCCTATCAGTCAATCAGTCCCTGTCATCTGTTTATCTGCTTTTGACTGTCCCCATCTGCAAGTCCgcagttgatgaaaaaaaacatgaaaacgcTCACTTACCTGTGGCCTCGACCATCCCCTCCAGAATTACGACAATTTCCAGCTCCTCCTTGGCCAGGTTTGCTGGTGAGATCTCCCAGAAGGGACTGTTCTGGTTGATCTCGTGGCAGATGATGAGTGGCGACACGAGGAACAGCCTATCGTCGCCTGTGTTGTAGCCCACGTTTATGTCCGTCTGATTCAGGGGGATGAACTCTCCCTCCTTGGTCTGCTTGGACTTGATCAGCTTGGCCCGGATAGAGGCCTCCACGATGTGCGAATTGCGCAGGTCCCCGACCCGGAACATCAGGCACAGGCGTCCGTCTCTCATGGAGATGACCGCATTGGTGGAAAACACCAGCGTCTCGGCGCGCTTCTTGGGTTGCGAGATCTTGACGAACATGCAGCCCACCATGAAAGCGTTGACGATAGATCCCAGCACCGATTGGATCAAGAGCAGAAAGATTCCCTCAGGGCATTTGTCCGTGATGACCCGGTATCCGTAACCGATAGTAGTCTCCGTCTCGATGGAGAACAGGAATGCTGACACGAACCCGTTGAGATTATTGACGCAAGGAGTCCAGAGGTTGTCGGCTACGTGGTCCAGGTCGCCTCGCAGGTACGCGATGAGCCACCACATGAAGCCGAAGAAGAGCCAGGTGACCGTGTACACCAGAACGAAGATGAACAGGTTAAAGCGCCACTTGAGGTCTACCAGCGTGGTGAAGATATCCGTCAGGTAACGGTACGTCTCGCGCACGTTGCCGTGGTGGACGTTGCACTTGCCATCTTTCTGGACGTACCGCTGGACCTTCCGGGCCCGGTCTATGGCCGCCAGCTGTTTGGGCAGGTCTCTG is a window encoding:
- the kcnj6 gene encoding G protein-activated inward rectifier potassium channel 2; its protein translation is MEQDVESPAISRKSKLGNAVGRDLPKQLAAIDRARKVQRYVQKDGKCNVHHGNVRETYRYLTDIFTTLVDLKWRFNLFIFVLVYTVTWLFFGFMWWLIAYLRGDLDHVADNLWTPCVNNLNGFVSAFLFSIETETTIGYGYRVITDKCPEGIFLLLIQSVLGSIVNAFMVGCMFVKISQPKKRAETLVFSTNAVISMRDGRLCLMFRVGDLRNSHIVEASIRAKLIKSKQTKEGEFIPLNQTDINVGYNTGDDRLFLVSPLIICHEINQNSPFWEISPANLAKEELEIVVILEGMVEATGMTCQARSSYVSSEIKWGYRFTPVLTLEDGFYEVDYNSFHDIYETNTPTCSARQLADMSGRGRLPLTWSVASKLSQQGPAPEAGRQELGTERNGDVANAESESKV